From Quercus robur chromosome 8, dhQueRobu3.1, whole genome shotgun sequence:
CACCTGTGCAATACTACTTCAGCCTTTTAAAATAACAAGAATTTGAAATACATTGTTCACTTCTCTAATCCAACTTCACCGCCTAGCCTATTTGCCGCTTcaccaaaaattctaaaacccaAATTATTTGCTCACTGCCCAGCTCTCTTCTCTCCACCTCCCTGCATCATTGAAGAACAAGCTCTATGagattaaaataacaaaacttgAAATACACTTTCACTTCTCTAATCCTACTTCACTGCCCAGCTTATTTGCTGCTTcaccaaaaattctaaaacccaAATTATTTGCTCACCGCCCAGCTCTCTACTCTCCACCTCCCTGCATCGTTGAAGAACAAGCTCTATGAGATTTTGAATTATCTTTGTTCTTGGGTCTAACTTTTTCTAGCTTGTTTCCCTCTTTTTCCCCATGACTGAAGTGGTTGTTGGAATCCAATGCTCACCATCGCAACTAACCATGGCTGATCAAGGTATGTTACAAAGTCTCATTTCACTCTTCAAAGTCTATTTTCTTGCTCTGTTCTATCTCTATGTAGTTTATAATACAGTGCCTTCTACATGTTTGATAGAAAGCCCAAGATAAAAAAAGGAGAATCTGAGTAATAATGACTGAGGCAGAAGAAAACAGGGCACGAAGTTCAACTTTCTAAGCGTGAAATTCAAGCTTGATTTGTTAAACCCAAAAAGAGATAAAACTCTAACCGACCACCGTTCAAAACCAAGCAGAAACTGTCGAAAAAGAAAGTTtatagtactaaaaaaaaaaaaaaaaaaaacacttacaaATACAAAgtagaaaaaaggaaaaagcagCACTTGCtatattatcatatttttttctcactttacGACACTGAAACTGTAGGGTCTGAGTGTGCAAAACACTGAGCTATTAGCATTTTATGATGTTTATGAGCCCTTGTTTTTAACTCTAGATTGCAGGTCTTTTATTTTAGAATGAGTCTTTAATTGAGACTTTAAGTTCAGTATTATAACGTTGCTGggttcctccttttttttttttttgcatttgattgttgCTGTTGCTGATGCATTTGAATGTTGTGGTGTTTTTAATCACAGATATTAGAGTCAATGAGGAAGGTATTGAAGATATTGAAACTTTGCTTGGAATGGTGGTGCATAGTGAGGATGAAGCATATAAGTTGTACAATGACTATGCCATTTGAATTGGGTTCAGTgttcagaaagaaaaaatcagatatgcaaaaaatgttgtaagaCAACGAGATTATGTGTGTTCAAAAGAAGGATTCCCATGAGATAGTGACAATTTGGATgataagaaattcaaaaaattacaaactaggACCGGTTGTGAAGCTAGTATCCGATTTACAGTGACAAATGGTGAGTGGAAGGTTACTCACTTCAATCCTACTCATAATCATGAGCTTGCAGAGCCAGAAGAAAGGCCATTTCTAAGGTCGAATCGAAAAATAACTGATGCTCAGTTAGGTGTTATAAAAACTTTCAAAGAAGCGGGTATAAGAACAATAAGTGCATAAGCTGGAGGGTTTGAAAATGTTGGATTTATAAAACGAGATTGCTATAATGTGGTGAACATGCAGAAGTTAATCAATGTTGAGGCTGGAGATGCTCAAAGTTTAGTAAACCACTTTAAATAGAAGCAAGTAGAAGATCCTATGTTTTTTTATGCAATTCAAGTTGATCAAGAAAATcgaatgacaaattttttttggagagatggTAGATCAAGGATTGATTATAACTCTTTTGGGGATGTTATGTGTTTTGACACTACATATCGAACTAAcaaatataatatgatatgtgCCCCATTTGTAGGTGTCAACCATCATTGGAAGAATGTACTTTTTGGCTGTGCATTTTTATTGGATGAAACAACTGTTTCTTTTACTTGGTTGTTTGAAACATTTTTAGAATCAATGGgaaatcaaaaaccaaagacAATTTTTACTGACCAATGTCAAGCAATGAAGAATGCTATAAGAGTTGTGTTTCCTGATACATGTCATCGCTTGTGCTTATGGCATATCTCAAAAAATGCTGCAGAAAATTTACCAAGGCATTATGGGATTCCTGAATTCAAGAGTAGATTCAATAAGATTCTTTATAATTGTGAGACCGAATCAGAGTTTGAGTCTTCTTGGGATGCCTTACTTAGAGATTACAATTTGGTGGGCAATAAGTGGCTTAACACTTTGTATGAAAATCGGGAAATGTGGTGTTCAATTTTTAGTCATAACATTTTCTCTGCAAGAATGAAAGCTTCATCAAGGAGTGAGAGTGTAAATAATGTTTTTCAACATATGGCATGCAAAACAATGAGGCTAACAAAATTTGTACACGAGTATGAGAAAGCTTCAAAAAATATGCGGGTAGAAGAGTTAGAAGAAGATTTTCGTTGCAAACAAAGTACATCTTCTCAAATAGTCAAGAATTGTGGACTTTTAGAACATGCATTATCTGTTTATACCCGTACATTTTTCAAAAGATTTGAGTTAGAAATTGCTTCTACCTTGGGGGTCACACACCAAGATGTGTATTCTGATGGAGAGTCTTTTACCTATGAAGTTATTGAAGGAGGTGGTCATAGCGTTCGTGTTGTCCAATTTAACTCATCAAATAATGTTGTGACATGTAGTTGTAAAATGTTTGAAACATTGGGGTTACTTTGTTGACATACTTTGCGAATacttattgtgaaaaatgtcaCAAAGCTGCCTATTCAGTATATTTTGAAAAGATGGACAAAAGATGCAAAAAAAGATAGTGTTTTATGTGATCATGTAAAATTAGCAAGTGCAAATGATGAGTTGTCGGTGACTTCACACCGTAACGAATTAATGCGCTCGGTTTatgaaattttcacaaaaagtgCAGCTACAACTCGACATACTGAAATGTGCCAAAGAAAAGTAAGAGAGATGATAGAATTAGTTGAAAACGATATGGAGCAGTTAAATGCGGCTAGAGATGgtgatgaaaaagaaaacagaattGTTGCTAATAATGTCTTTGATGATGTTGAGAAGACAGATTGCTCTCTCAATAGTTTGCCAATATTAGATCCCCCCTGTGTGCGACCGAAAGGAGTCACAAATGCAAGACTCAAAAGCAACTTGGAGAAGCGTAAAAGGAAGCCATTAAAAGATGTAACAAGATCAAGTAAgtctttgttcttttatttaaattttatattgaaaaaaaaaatatgttagtaGTGTGGTTCAAATATTGGTTTGTTGTGAATAATGCCCATGatttcctctcatttttttAGAACAATTGTCAACAAGAGGACTTCCAACAAGCTCTAGCCATGCCCCTAAAGGTATTGATTCTTTTCTAAACAATTTTATATGGAGGACTTTCAATTGACACATTTGGAGGATGTTAGAAACCGAGTAAGGGAAGGAATGTACTTAAgtagggtgtttttttttttaatccactttGATGAAATTGTTAAAGACAATAACTTGTGGGATACCTGccatttcattttttgttaggGTGATTGTTTGCCAAAAACCAGTTTGTTTGGTTAGTCGAGTAAATTTATTAGAAacttaagatttttttaaagctaCTTGCTTGGAAGGGTATACATGGTTAATGTGCCTATGCGTGAGAAAATTAGAGTTGGACTGTTTATAGAGAATAAATCATCTTTAAAACTTACCCAAACAGAACAAGTTATAAGGGGGTAGTTTGGTGAAATATCTGTCGGTTACTTAGGCTTGCTATCACTGGTTTCTAGGGAGGGTTATCTTGTAGTTAGTCTATTCAAGATGAGGTCTTGTAGCAGTGACATCAAAGTTCTCACTATAACTTGGACCAGAAAGACTCAAGACAATGCTACGTTTGTAGGAACATGAATCAAGGTGGGCTGCTGATGAGAATAATGAATTGAAGATAGATAGTTACTTTACAGATATCTCTTTCCAGTGTTCTGATGAATAGCTGAAGCAGAGATGTGCTTTGGAGGTTTCTTTgactttcaaattttaatgAGATGGAGGAAAACAGATTTATTTTCAGCAACTTTTGGATGTTTTGAGAGTATATTGTATGCATTTATCAAGTTTTCTTATATATGTTACCTTGTCTATATTGCCTTTGGAATATTTGTCATTCATGTACCATATGCAGCACACAAGTCCaatgaaaataacaatattacCAGCTTTATCAATAATAATTGTCCTATGAAACTATATGCCTTTAGAATAGTTGTCATTAATTCACAAAACTCAACCTATGCTCCACAATGTACAGGTCTTTGCCAGCCAAATCACCCATCTAGTGTACCCATGGATGAGAGTTATAATAATCAAGTATGATCTAAGCCCCTTGCAtcatcttctttatttatttatttatttttaatgatgcCATATTAATCTCTTATAATATTTGATAGGTATTCCTTCCTCCAGCCATGCCAACAACCATTAGTCCAACTCATTTTCAACATCCAAATCAggtaaaagtaaataaaaataaataaattattgatttgTGTAATTGAatgttcatttaaaaaaatatctaacaTTTAAGCTTGAGTTAATTTGAATGTAGAACCCCTTCTCCTATTGGAGCAGTGCTTCTCCAAATATCAGCTTCACGAGTATGCTTCAAAGTAATGATTTCTTGAATCATCTAAGTCAGGTAAAATACTTgctgtttctattttttattcttcattagtatgtttatttatttgtatcaaTAGTTATCACCTTGTTACTAATAACTGAAAAATGTCAATCTCTATTTGTGCAGAATTCTTTCTCAAATGGTTTTACACAACTAAATCCTACAGAAAAATGATTTGACTTAGAAGTTATCATATGAGTATTCAACTTGGAAGATTTTTGACAAGTTCTCAAGTTGGAAGATTAATCAAGTAACTAATGATTAGAGGAGTGAAAGCTGTAgtagttatttttgtatttcGAAGGCAATGAAAATAGGCCTATTCATAGGAAATGTTAGATTACattcatttttgtatattttcttttgttatgcCTTCTCACCTCTAGTAAAAAATTGTATAGTGTTAGGATACTGATTGTATGGTGCTTAGTGTGTGCTTAGTTGTAACTGATTGTATGGTGCTTAATGTGTGCTTAGTTGTAATGTAACCTAAGGTGTTGTGTAGTTAAGTCTGTTAGTTAGTAGATAGTGTTGATGACGTGGAGTTAGTTAAGCGTGGAGGTGATTGGTTACTGACAGCTCATGAGAGTTTATTGTAATTGTATATATCTGATTTGATGAATGAGAAAGGGGTAAGAAGTTGTGGTGTGGACTTGTCTAATATCTATGCCTTTGTAAGAagttttcaattgtttgttCAATTATCTTTCTTCATTCTGATGTGTTGTTTTGGTTGGCATTGTAAAGTATTCATTCTTTCTGTTTTCCTTCTTCTAGAGTAGATATATAACCATAGCTTTGTGCCACTTTCTTGTAACAGATATAATTGTAAATGTTTTTGTATTTGAGTGTATTGAATGTGCTGTTTTGGTTGGGATTATAAGGTTGGCTTCACGACATAAGACATAATATGCTGGTACAACCCAGCATTTGTATAACTTTTGTGTATATCTCCCTTTGAATGGTATCAAAAAAGATGAATCAGCACcttatttttttgaagagttcatccatcaaaacaaaattgagaaattGCCCTTTTAACAACATTACCAATAATTTGCAGAGGCACTATTAGAACAAGCTCAAACTCAACAACAAGCTGCTTAACAATTGAGAAATTTTATTgccaaaatgaacaaaatttacaatgagatccaaacaccaaaaacaaagaTCAACCTCATCTGTAAACacaaaaattatttgcaaataCAATAACTAAAAGCTAACATAGCTAATATAGCCTAACATACAAACTAATGCCAGGACAATTGAGCTTCTAAAGAGCAATTACAACTCCACATTTAAACAACCATACCAAAACACAGCagcctaactaactaactaactacccTTGACCATCCCAACCAACTGCTCAACTCCTTAGTACAACACAGCAGCACCCCACGCACAACACAGCAGCAGCACCCCACGCACCCCAGTGCACACCTCAATGCACACAGCTGTGCATCACCCAACACACCTTAATGCACACCATTGCCTTAGCACGTGCTTTGGCCTTGTAtcacaaaattttgtattttggcCTTAAGCCTCAACCCAACAACTTCGTTTTCAACCCAGCTACCCACGAGTCTGCCCGAATACCCGATGCCCCGACTCCTTACGGGTTTGATCACGCTATTTTGGCATATGGGTTTGGTTACGCTCCCTCTATCGACGATTACAAGCTCGTCAAGGCCGTCAATGCACCTCTCGTGGTCGTGTTTTCGCTGAAAACCAGCGCGTGGAAATTGGTCGAGGGCTTTCACTACGAGAAGCCGACTGAGGTATGGGAAGGCCCACTCCCATGTGGGACTCATCTCAATGGCGCTCTCCACTGGGTATTCAAGCTTTGCGGCGGAGGTGAGTGCGTCATCACCGCCTTTGATTTAGAAACCGATACCATTTCGAGAAATGCCAGTACCGGCAATTTCTGTGTCGGGTTTCAGCACTGGGTTTTTGAAAGGGTGCCTTTGTTTGATGGATCGTGTCTTTGGTCTAAGGCGTTGAGATATTGGGGACATAGAGCAGGGAGAGCGAAAGAAAGAGGCAGATGTGTTTTAGTGTTTGagagaaattttgattttgggtataCGGCTGGGTAAGTGGAGAGCTTGTTAAccttggtttgattttttaattatagttaAGTTAATGGGTAAGGGTGACGTGGAGCTGAGTAAGAAAAGATGGTTATGTGGCTTTTTTTTATTGGTCCATATCAGCAGAGGACCACGTCAGTGGTCCACCCGGAAGGAGCAAATAAAAGTTTTCAgctagcttttaacttttatttatttatattttcagtaaaaaattttcagtttcagctaaataagctgtTACCAAATGAACTTTTAGATAGCAATGACAAAGAGAGTGGGGAGGGCCTACAGCAAGAATAGATATAGGTGTCCCTGGAATTAATTCAAACATGGACGTGGGGAAGGCCAGAGGTCCAGAGATCCCAATCGGTGATGAAATTATCACATTGGTGCtggtttattatttttgtcttatttattaatttattaatattcttttcattctctCCCTTCTCAACTCCTAATTCTAGGTAATGGCCGCACGTTACACCAATTTCAGAGTTTATGGACCTCTACTGTTGTTTCTGAAAGATGTGCTTAATCACAGAGTAAATCATGATAGAAGAAAGTCTGCCTTTTCTGTATAGTGTGCTTTCTAATGTTGTAAACTTTTAATGTTTTCTTAATGAatgaaattttacttttcactaaaaaaaaacacttctagaatgttattaaattaattttgtgatCTAAATATATAGCAACGGCAAAATATCCTCTTACATTTGTTTACATCCacaattatatattaatattaataattgatgtgaaaatgtaaaaaaatgagTGCAAAAGTACCATTGACCCACAGCAATATAGCATAACACATGGATAACTCAGACAAGTTTCCTTGTTTGACGTGCCAAGCTTTATATGGCAGTGTTTTTCTAGTAGGAAAATCATGTCTTATTTTTCCTCATATCTCACTAC
This genomic window contains:
- the LOC126696353 gene encoding F-box/kelch-repeat protein At3g06240-like, with translation MHTIALARALALYHKILYFGLKPQPNNFVFNPATHESARIPDAPTPYGFDHAILAYGFGYAPSIDDYKLVKAVNAPLVVVFSLKTSAWKLVEGFHYEKPTEVWEGPLPCGTHLNGALHWVFKLCGGGECVITAFDLETDTISRNASTGNFCVGFQHWVFERVPLFDGSCLWSKALRYWGHRAGRAKERGRCVLVFERNFDFGYTAG